A portion of the Nitrospira defluvii genome contains these proteins:
- a CDS encoding response regulator yields MMKKGIGLRDKLNFLSIGLVVLTAIGIAAFVVHREITTRYQDLVNTGLTTAAMVAQNSEYAVYTENQDAVRRVVGGLHALPDIAYAAVLGKDRQPLLEETWDAKIAIPTTPRTRVPAAGEVLFEEMAMQPGHPAYIDILVPVVSRPAAAADPLFLESNAASAPSAVIGYIQLGLSQERLRKNLQEFVLITGLVIGVVLLVGLSMSLILTRSITRPILALVEAAGHIAEGRLDVDVATGTHDEVDRLADAFNRMTSRLRISQSQVQEYQQSLEDKVAQRTKQLELASQEAQRLAEQAQAASRAKSQFLANMSHEIRTPMNGVLGMTELLLSTTLDNRQRHLTKTIQQSGEALLAIINDILDFSKIEAGKLQLEQLDFNVQETVEDAVELFAGPAQRKQIELTCQLLGPFTHALRGDPIRLRQALLNLISNALKFTAKGEINVRVYAVTETNTTVTLRFEVKDTGVGIPAEAHQRIFEAFSQADGTTTRRFGGTGLGLTIVKELVALMQGQIGVESQTGQGSIFWFTAVFERQPAAAPGQQQAPEQALLMKRILVVDDTPANREILHEHLRTWGALPTLAASAQEALVLLGTGSGSTQPFDLAILDLHMPEMDGLELAKAIRTDPRLAGLPLLMLTSVGYDAKTPGTPDLDAWVTKPIRNTLLRQALLGLLHTRHRAPVHTPAPLPSASGPIPFQAARLLLVEDTPVNREVALGMLDMLGHVAQAVDNGRLAVEAVARERFDLVLMDCQMPEMDGFTATATIRQQERDAADHRHVPIIALTANAMEGDRARCLAAGMDDYLAKPFTMAQLSEMLTRWLRAQTPAEPREPASFQSAGSDDAPPDQPPPPAPAEIDKTAWDSILALQRPGRPDILAKVLTAYLNDSRTLVEEIRTAVQTQDAVALAKAAHRLKSSSAQLGALATAAHCKELEHLGRLARLDGTPGLLAQLTDAHQAVCAAMTSELLQRTAA; encoded by the coding sequence ATGATGAAGAAAGGAATCGGACTACGAGATAAGCTGAATTTCCTGAGCATTGGGCTCGTCGTCCTCACGGCAATCGGCATCGCGGCATTTGTCGTGCATCGGGAAATCACCACTCGCTACCAGGATCTGGTGAACACCGGTCTCACCACCGCCGCCATGGTCGCGCAGAACAGCGAATACGCCGTGTATACGGAAAACCAGGATGCCGTGCGGCGTGTGGTCGGCGGACTTCATGCCTTGCCGGACATCGCGTATGCCGCCGTGCTCGGCAAAGACCGGCAGCCGCTCCTGGAAGAGACCTGGGACGCCAAGATCGCCATCCCGACGACGCCGAGAACTCGCGTGCCCGCTGCGGGAGAGGTCCTGTTCGAGGAGATGGCGATGCAGCCAGGGCATCCGGCCTACATCGATATCCTGGTTCCCGTCGTGAGTCGGCCGGCGGCGGCCGCCGATCCGCTCTTTCTCGAGTCCAATGCGGCGTCGGCTCCGAGCGCAGTCATCGGCTACATTCAGCTGGGCCTCAGTCAGGAGCGGTTGCGAAAGAACCTTCAGGAATTTGTGCTCATCACGGGACTCGTCATCGGAGTCGTGTTATTGGTCGGACTCTCCATGTCGTTGATTCTGACCAGAAGCATCACTCGTCCCATCCTGGCATTAGTGGAGGCGGCCGGACACATCGCTGAAGGACGGCTCGATGTGGATGTTGCCACAGGCACACATGATGAGGTGGACCGGCTGGCCGACGCGTTCAATCGAATGACCAGCCGGTTACGGATCTCACAGAGTCAGGTGCAGGAATACCAACAGAGCTTGGAAGACAAAGTGGCTCAGCGAACGAAGCAATTGGAACTCGCATCGCAAGAGGCCCAACGACTCGCGGAACAAGCCCAGGCGGCCAGCCGGGCCAAATCACAGTTTTTAGCGAACATGAGTCATGAGATCCGGACGCCGATGAACGGCGTCCTTGGCATGACCGAGCTCTTGCTGTCGACCACCCTCGACAACCGTCAGCGCCATCTGACCAAAACCATTCAGCAATCAGGCGAAGCGCTTCTGGCGATCATCAACGACATCCTGGACTTCTCCAAAATCGAAGCGGGCAAACTCCAGCTGGAACAATTGGATTTCAATGTGCAGGAGACCGTGGAAGACGCCGTCGAGCTTTTTGCTGGCCCCGCCCAGCGGAAGCAGATCGAACTGACCTGCCAGCTGCTCGGCCCCTTCACGCACGCCCTTCGTGGTGATCCCATTCGCCTGCGGCAGGCCTTACTGAATCTCATCAGTAACGCCTTGAAGTTCACGGCGAAAGGGGAGATCAACGTCCGCGTCTATGCGGTCACCGAGACGAACACGACCGTTACCCTTCGATTCGAGGTGAAGGATACCGGCGTTGGTATTCCGGCTGAGGCTCATCAGCGCATTTTCGAAGCCTTTTCCCAAGCCGACGGCACGACCACCAGACGCTTCGGTGGCACGGGACTCGGCCTCACGATCGTTAAAGAGCTCGTGGCGCTCATGCAAGGGCAGATCGGCGTGGAGAGCCAAACGGGACAAGGTTCCATTTTCTGGTTTACGGCAGTCTTCGAGCGGCAACCGGCAGCGGCTCCCGGGCAGCAACAGGCGCCCGAACAAGCCTTACTCATGAAGCGAATCCTGGTCGTTGACGATACGCCCGCTAATCGCGAAATCTTGCATGAACATCTCCGCACTTGGGGTGCGCTTCCAACCTTGGCCGCTTCGGCACAAGAGGCATTGGTACTGCTCGGAACCGGCTCCGGCTCGACCCAGCCGTTCGACCTGGCCATTCTGGATTTGCATATGCCGGAGATGGACGGGCTGGAGTTGGCTAAAGCGATTCGCACTGATCCGCGCCTCGCCGGCTTGCCGCTCTTGATGCTGACATCGGTGGGATACGACGCCAAGACTCCCGGCACGCCTGACCTGGATGCTTGGGTGACCAAGCCCATTCGGAACACCTTGCTTCGCCAAGCCCTTCTCGGCCTGCTTCACACCAGGCATCGTGCGCCCGTTCACACGCCTGCTCCGCTTCCCTCCGCGTCCGGCCCGATCCCGTTTCAGGCCGCCCGCCTCCTCCTGGTCGAAGACACACCCGTCAACCGGGAGGTTGCACTCGGCATGCTGGACATGCTCGGGCACGTCGCTCAAGCCGTGGACAATGGACGTCTCGCTGTCGAGGCGGTCGCGCGAGAACGGTTCGATCTCGTGCTCATGGATTGTCAGATGCCGGAGATGGATGGCTTTACCGCCACGGCCACGATCCGACAACAGGAACGGGACGCAGCGGACCACCGCCACGTGCCCATCATTGCCCTCACCGCCAATGCGATGGAAGGCGATCGCGCGCGGTGTCTGGCTGCCGGTATGGATGATTATCTGGCGAAACCCTTCACGATGGCACAGCTGAGCGAGATGTTGACGCGATGGCTACGCGCACAGACACCCGCTGAACCCAGGGAGCCAGCCTCGTTCCAATCGGCCGGCTCGGACGACGCACCGCCTGACCAACCCCCGCCTCCCGCCCCTGCCGAGATTGACAAGACGGCCTGGGACTCGATCCTTGCGCTTCAACGGCCGGGACGTCCCGATATTTTGGCAAAAGTTCTGACGGCCTATCTGAACGATTCGCGCACACTGGTCGAGGAGATTCGCACTGCCGTTCAGACCCAAGACGCGGTGGCCCTTGCCAAGGCGGCGCATCGGTTAAAGTCCAGCAGTGCGCAACTCGGCGCCTTGGCCACGGCCGCCCATTGCAAAGAATTGGAACACCTGGGACGCCTCGCGCGCCTCGACGGGACTCCCGGCCTGCTGGCCCAGCTGACCGACGCCCACCAGGCCGTCTGCGCCGCGATGACCAGCGAGCTCTTGCAACGCACAGCCGCCTGA
- the panB gene encoding 3-methyl-2-oxobutanoate hydroxymethyltransferase, translated as MTVPDLLKCKRDGRKITVVTAYDALFARIVEQAGIDVILVGDSLGVVVQGKVNTLSVTMDEMLYHTKLVAGAVQRALVIGDMPFLSYQVSQEEAVRNAGRLLQVGAHAVKLEGGAAVTDRVTAMTNVGIPVIGHLGMTPQSVQQYGGYRVQGKGKDRALQLLEDARALEGAGASAIVLEAIPAGLAKTVSEALTIPTIGIGAGPHCDGQVLVLYDLLGLFDEFVPKFVKPYGNLKAEALQALRRYKEDVEKGVFPSDSESYH; from the coding sequence ATGACGGTCCCGGACTTGCTGAAGTGCAAGCGCGATGGACGCAAGATTACGGTGGTGACGGCCTATGATGCCCTTTTCGCCCGTATCGTCGAACAAGCAGGGATCGACGTCATTCTCGTGGGCGACTCGCTGGGCGTGGTCGTGCAAGGCAAGGTAAACACGCTCTCCGTGACCATGGACGAGATGCTGTACCACACCAAGCTGGTGGCAGGGGCTGTCCAGCGCGCACTGGTCATCGGCGACATGCCGTTTCTTTCGTACCAGGTGAGCCAGGAAGAAGCGGTGCGAAATGCGGGGCGACTCCTTCAAGTTGGAGCTCATGCGGTGAAATTGGAGGGTGGTGCGGCGGTAACGGATCGTGTGACGGCGATGACGAACGTCGGCATTCCGGTGATCGGGCATCTCGGAATGACGCCTCAGTCAGTCCAGCAGTATGGCGGCTACAGGGTGCAGGGAAAGGGCAAAGACCGTGCGCTACAGCTGTTAGAGGATGCGCGCGCGCTGGAAGGGGCAGGTGCTTCGGCCATCGTCCTGGAGGCCATTCCCGCGGGACTGGCGAAGACGGTGAGTGAGGCGCTCACGATACCCACCATCGGCATTGGAGCAGGGCCCCACTGCGACGGGCAAGTGCTGGTGCTCTATGATTTGCTGGGATTGTTTGACGAGTTCGTGCCGAAGTTTGTGAAGCCCTACGGCAACCTCAAGGCCGAGGCGCTCCAGGCTCTTCGTCGGTACAAGGAAGACGTGGAGAAGGGGGTATTCCCCTCCGATTCCGAAAGTTACCACTGA
- a CDS encoding FIST signal transduction protein yields MHVTTTRLRADQSWSPAQLSQLDSDATLLLLFGAPSLIDKPERLRRVLDACPRSSVLGCSTAGEIHGREISDDSLVVAAVRFDHTTLRNANASVQTSADSYAAGCAIAGQLKQSTLRGVLVLSDGLNVNGSELVKGLNDTLGGDVVVTGGLAGDGTDFKRTWVIKDRALVGGYVTAIGLYGDHVKLGHGSKGGWDKFGPERLVTKSKGNVLYELDGRPALQLYKEYLGDRAAGLPATGLLFPLAIRTSASDGKVLVRTILAVDETAQSMTFAGDMPEGVLAQLMRANFDRLVQGASEAATLAVDHQNDAATPSPTLSIAISCVGRRLVLGERTEEEIEATLDILPKGSSQVGFYSYGEISPYKSGVCDLHNQTMTLTTISEH; encoded by the coding sequence ATGCACGTCACCACCACCCGTCTACGAGCCGATCAGTCTTGGTCCCCGGCCCAGCTGTCTCAACTCGATTCCGACGCCACCCTCCTGCTACTGTTCGGCGCACCAAGCCTGATCGACAAACCGGAACGTCTCCGTCGGGTGCTCGACGCCTGCCCCCGAAGTTCCGTGCTGGGCTGCTCGACCGCAGGGGAAATTCACGGACGTGAGATTTCAGATGATAGCCTGGTCGTGGCAGCCGTGCGCTTCGATCACACCACGCTCCGCAACGCCAACGCATCCGTGCAGACTTCCGCGGACTCCTACGCGGCCGGATGCGCCATCGCCGGGCAACTCAAACAGTCGACGCTTCGAGGCGTACTCGTGCTCTCGGACGGCCTGAACGTCAACGGCAGCGAACTCGTCAAAGGCCTCAACGATACGCTGGGAGGAGACGTCGTGGTCACCGGCGGTCTGGCCGGAGATGGGACCGACTTTAAGCGGACCTGGGTCATCAAAGATCGAGCGCTGGTCGGTGGGTATGTCACGGCGATCGGTTTGTATGGTGACCACGTCAAGCTCGGACACGGCTCCAAGGGCGGATGGGACAAGTTCGGGCCGGAGCGGCTAGTGACCAAGTCCAAAGGGAATGTGCTGTACGAGTTGGATGGACGCCCAGCTTTGCAGTTATACAAGGAATATTTAGGGGATCGCGCTGCCGGTCTCCCGGCGACGGGCCTTCTCTTCCCTCTCGCGATTCGAACGTCCGCCTCTGACGGGAAAGTCTTGGTGCGCACCATTTTGGCGGTCGACGAAACCGCGCAGTCCATGACCTTCGCGGGGGACATGCCGGAGGGCGTGCTGGCGCAGTTGATGCGCGCAAACTTCGACCGATTGGTTCAAGGGGCTTCCGAAGCGGCGACCCTTGCCGTCGACCACCAGAACGACGCAGCAACACCGTCTCCTACCCTCTCCATCGCCATCAGCTGCGTGGGGCGACGGTTGGTTCTCGGGGAACGGACAGAGGAAGAGATTGAAGCCACCTTGGACATTCTGCCGAAAGGCAGCAGTCAGGTCGGCTTCTACTCCTATGGCGAAATTTCGCCTTACAAGAGCGGAGTCTGCGATCTCCATAATCAAACCATGACCTTGACGACCATCTCCGAACACTAA
- a CDS encoding symmetrical bis(5'-nucleosyl)-tetraphosphatase, whose amino-acid sequence MATYAIGDLQGCFNSLTRLTKTIQFDPKHDRLWFVGDLVNRGPDSLKVLRYIRALGPAAITVLGNHDLFLLAVAAGLTPPRPSDTLTPILEAPDCRDLTQWLRQQPLLYREGDFLLVHAGLLPAWTVEQAEELADEAHTAIRGDQFVTTLRALHPSGSLQWRPDLRGPVRAATIIKVLTRLRACSREGNMESSFSGPPDETPDGFQPWFDVPGRRSAATTIVFGHWAAMGLRLTPNMLALDSGCVYGRQLTAVRLDDGKVFQVGCEETRGRK is encoded by the coding sequence ATGGCTACCTATGCAATCGGCGACCTTCAAGGCTGCTTCAACTCCCTTACACGACTCACGAAGACGATTCAGTTCGACCCGAAGCATGACCGGCTGTGGTTTGTCGGCGATCTCGTCAACCGGGGACCCGACTCTCTCAAGGTTCTGCGCTACATTCGTGCTCTCGGCCCCGCGGCCATCACGGTTCTTGGCAATCACGACCTCTTCCTGCTCGCGGTTGCCGCCGGGCTGACGCCTCCTCGACCCAGTGACACCCTCACCCCAATTCTCGAGGCGCCGGACTGCCGCGATTTGACGCAGTGGTTACGCCAGCAACCGCTGCTGTATCGAGAAGGCGACTTCCTGTTGGTCCATGCGGGACTGCTGCCTGCCTGGACTGTCGAACAGGCAGAGGAATTGGCCGACGAGGCGCATACCGCGATACGAGGAGACCAATTTGTGACGACCTTGCGCGCGCTCCATCCAAGCGGCTCGTTGCAATGGCGCCCTGATCTTAGGGGCCCGGTTCGGGCAGCGACCATCATCAAAGTGCTGACCCGACTGAGAGCCTGTTCACGAGAAGGGAATATGGAATCGTCCTTCTCGGGACCACCCGATGAGACCCCGGATGGGTTTCAACCCTGGTTCGATGTGCCCGGCCGGCGTAGTGCGGCGACGACCATCGTCTTCGGACACTGGGCCGCCATGGGCTTAAGGCTTACGCCGAACATGTTGGCATTGGATAGCGGCTGCGTGTACGGGAGACAGCTCACGGCGGTGCGTCTGGATGATGGGAAAGTTTTTCAGGTGGGCTGCGAGGAGACTCGTGGCCGAAAGTGA
- a CDS encoding methylenetetrahydrofolate reductase, with protein MSREPRRLKDVLAQGEFAVTVEYNPPKGTNLTHVVESAKSLVGRVHGVNVTDNTAAIVRAGSLPVCRILYELGHDPVMQLTCRDRNRIAMQSDLMGAHMLGIRNILCLTGDYPTVGDHKDAKPVYDLDSVQVMQLVTGLNNGKDYAGNKLDGSTDFTIGGAVTPEADPLGPMLVKFEVKVRAGAQFFQTQAIYQPEQFKKFMDAVRPFKVKVLAGILLLRNAKMAEFMNANIPGVCVPQEMIDEMRAAGDKRALDAGVEIAVRTIKAVRPYCDGVHIMAIKSTERLPEILTKAELG; from the coding sequence ATGAGCCGGGAGCCGCGGCGACTCAAGGATGTGCTGGCGCAGGGGGAGTTTGCCGTCACGGTGGAATATAACCCGCCGAAGGGTACCAACCTCACCCACGTGGTCGAAAGCGCAAAGTCACTGGTTGGCCGCGTGCACGGGGTCAACGTCACCGACAATACCGCCGCGATCGTGCGGGCAGGATCCTTACCGGTGTGCCGGATCTTGTATGAGCTGGGCCATGATCCGGTGATGCAGTTGACCTGCCGGGACCGCAATCGCATAGCGATGCAGTCCGATCTCATGGGCGCGCATATGCTGGGCATCCGGAACATCCTCTGTCTGACCGGAGACTACCCGACGGTCGGTGATCACAAGGATGCGAAACCGGTCTACGACCTCGACTCAGTCCAGGTCATGCAACTGGTGACGGGACTGAACAACGGCAAGGATTATGCGGGCAACAAGCTCGATGGTTCTACCGACTTTACGATCGGCGGGGCGGTCACGCCGGAAGCAGATCCGCTGGGACCGATGCTGGTCAAATTCGAGGTCAAGGTGCGCGCCGGCGCGCAGTTTTTCCAGACCCAGGCGATTTATCAGCCGGAACAATTCAAGAAGTTCATGGACGCGGTGCGTCCGTTCAAGGTGAAGGTGCTCGCGGGGATTCTGTTGTTGCGGAATGCCAAGATGGCGGAATTCATGAACGCCAATATCCCCGGCGTCTGTGTCCCGCAGGAGATGATCGACGAAATGCGCGCCGCAGGCGATAAGCGGGCGCTCGATGCCGGCGTGGAGATTGCCGTGCGAACGATCAAGGCCGTCCGTCCCTACTGCGATGGCGTCCACATTATGGCCATCAAATCCACCGAACGATTGCCGGAAATTCTGACGAAAGCCGAGCTCGGGTGA
- a CDS encoding DUF309 domain-containing protein, giving the protein MAESDQSAMAERPRYTDRPFPAYRFLPGRTPHPRRHPQGHSFELSEPQPRPFDPHQWMTSEDYLYGIDLYNWTYWWESHEIFEAFWHAYGRSTQAGNFFQALIQCAAANLKRELGHEQATQNLVSRVLARLRDCPVQYMGLDTESLAEQFVHWLNKSEPNVHILFTLSKEGGKTGSR; this is encoded by the coding sequence GTGGCCGAAAGTGACCAGTCGGCTATGGCCGAGCGGCCTCGGTATACCGACCGACCCTTTCCAGCCTACCGATTCCTTCCTGGCCGAACGCCACATCCTCGGCGCCATCCGCAAGGCCATTCATTCGAACTGTCCGAACCTCAGCCCCGCCCGTTTGACCCGCATCAATGGATGACGTCCGAGGACTATCTCTACGGCATCGATCTCTATAACTGGACCTATTGGTGGGAATCGCACGAGATTTTTGAAGCGTTCTGGCATGCGTACGGACGCAGCACACAGGCCGGCAATTTCTTTCAGGCGCTCATTCAATGCGCCGCCGCGAACCTCAAACGTGAACTGGGTCACGAGCAGGCGACGCAAAATCTCGTTTCACGGGTGCTCGCTCGCCTGAGGGATTGCCCCGTCCAATATATGGGCCTGGATACAGAGAGTCTCGCTGAACAATTCGTGCACTGGCTCAACAAGAGCGAGCCAAACGTGCACATCCTGTTCACGTTGTCGAAAGAGGGCGGAAAAACAGGGAGTCGCTGA
- the folD gene encoding bifunctional methylenetetrahydrofolate dehydrogenase/methenyltetrahydrofolate cyclohydrolase FolD: protein MAARIIDGKALAQQVRERLAVESAAVLAKTGVKPGLATILVGDDPASHVYVKNKQKACELAGIYVDDHKLPASTSQAELLALIEKKNADPKIHGILVQLPLPKHIESRVVLEAVSPNKDADGFHPYNFGRLVEGNPVFEACTPKGVIKMIESAGVAIEGKRAVVVGRSNIVGKPLALMLLQRNATVTICHSKTKDLAAVCREADLLLVAIGKAKFVTADMVREGAVVIDVGTNKGPDGKLCGDVDFEPVSQKAGWISPVPGGVGPMTIAMLLDNTVESAKRMAGMK from the coding sequence GTGGCTGCACGGATTATTGATGGGAAAGCGTTGGCGCAGCAGGTCCGGGAACGACTGGCCGTGGAGTCGGCCGCGGTGCTGGCCAAAACAGGAGTCAAGCCCGGGCTGGCGACCATTCTGGTGGGGGACGATCCTGCATCGCACGTCTACGTCAAAAATAAACAAAAGGCCTGCGAATTAGCGGGGATTTATGTCGACGATCACAAACTGCCGGCCAGCACATCGCAGGCCGAGTTGCTGGCGTTGATCGAAAAGAAAAATGCGGACCCGAAGATTCATGGCATCTTAGTTCAGCTGCCGCTGCCCAAGCATATCGAGAGTCGCGTTGTGCTGGAGGCGGTGTCGCCGAACAAGGATGCCGATGGGTTCCATCCGTACAACTTCGGTCGGTTAGTCGAAGGCAATCCGGTGTTTGAAGCTTGTACCCCGAAGGGTGTCATCAAGATGATCGAGTCGGCCGGAGTTGCGATTGAGGGCAAGCGGGCGGTCGTCGTCGGGCGGAGCAATATCGTGGGCAAACCGCTGGCGTTGATGTTGCTCCAGCGGAATGCCACGGTCACGATCTGTCATTCGAAAACCAAAGATCTTGCGGCGGTTTGCCGCGAGGCCGATCTCCTGTTGGTCGCGATCGGGAAGGCGAAGTTCGTGACGGCGGATATGGTTCGAGAGGGGGCGGTGGTCATTGATGTGGGGACCAACAAGGGGCCGGACGGGAAGCTCTGCGGCGACGTGGATTTCGAGCCGGTCAGCCAAAAAGCGGGGTGGATCAGCCCGGTGCCGGGTGGCGTCGGGCCGATGACGATTGCGATGTTGCTCGACAATACCGTTGAATCTGCTAAGAGAATGGCAGGGATGAAATAG